From one Acidobacteriota bacterium genomic stretch:
- a CDS encoding CRTAC1 family protein, with protein MILLIGVATLGFFTSWTHPSKTGDTGADWFEDVAPAAGIHFRHFNGMSGEYYFCEMMGPGGALLDFDNDGDLDVYLVQGQMLGPDKTIDDALFPPPEEPPLRDRLFRNDLTSNPDGTPNLRFTDVTAESGIVSLGYGMGVAAGDIDNDGWVDLYVTNFGRNRMYRNNGNGTFTEVPVGDGADTAWSVSASFLDYDRDGWLDLFVGNYVDYRLSNPKKCYSSTGAIDYCGPRSYPAQSNRFYRNRGDGTFQDVSSRTGVATRHGGALGVVSADFNGDGWIDFYVANDQRPNHLWMNQKNGSYREEALVAGCALNRDGKTEASMGVDAGDLDNDGDEDLFMTHLIRETNTLYLNNGQGWFEDQTFESELGVASMPYTGFGTAFLDYDNDGWLDILALHGEVATIEALEKLRDPYPLHQPNQLFRNLGDGSFEEVTQRGGAVFQLSEVSRGGAFGDVDNDGDVDVLIVNNNGPARLLINNVGTRRHWLGLRLLGKDPPRDMLGARVEVVFPDGLTLLRRVRTDGSYGSANDPRVLVGLGNRNRVAAVRVTWPGGGVEEWRDLPIGRYSTLLAGSGRTVSGNE; from the coding sequence ATGATCCTGCTAATCGGGGTCGCCACCTTGGGGTTCTTCACCTCGTGGACGCACCCGTCCAAGACGGGAGACACCGGCGCCGATTGGTTCGAGGACGTCGCCCCGGCAGCCGGAATCCACTTCCGCCACTTCAACGGAATGTCCGGGGAATACTATTTTTGCGAGATGATGGGTCCCGGAGGCGCCCTCTTGGACTTCGACAACGACGGCGACCTGGACGTCTACCTGGTTCAGGGACAGATGCTGGGCCCGGACAAGACCATCGACGACGCCCTCTTTCCGCCGCCGGAAGAGCCTCCGCTCCGTGACCGGCTCTTTCGAAACGACCTGACGTCGAACCCGGACGGGACGCCCAACCTGCGCTTTACCGACGTGACCGCCGAGAGCGGGATCGTCTCGCTGGGCTACGGAATGGGCGTGGCGGCGGGAGACATCGACAACGACGGCTGGGTCGATCTCTACGTCACCAACTTCGGCAGGAACCGGATGTACCGCAACAACGGCAACGGCACCTTCACCGAGGTCCCCGTGGGTGACGGCGCCGATACGGCGTGGAGCGTGAGCGCCTCCTTCCTGGACTACGACCGGGACGGTTGGCTGGACCTTTTCGTGGGCAACTACGTGGACTACCGGCTGTCCAATCCCAAGAAGTGCTACTCCAGTACCGGCGCCATCGACTACTGTGGACCCCGCAGCTACCCGGCCCAGTCCAACCGTTTCTATCGCAACCGGGGTGACGGGACATTCCAGGACGTGTCCTCCCGGACCGGCGTCGCCACCAGGCACGGCGGCGCGCTGGGGGTGGTGAGCGCCGACTTCAACGGAGATGGCTGGATCGATTTCTACGTCGCCAACGATCAACGTCCCAATCACCTGTGGATGAACCAGAAAAACGGAAGTTACCGGGAGGAAGCGCTGGTGGCCGGCTGCGCCCTGAACCGGGACGGGAAGACCGAGGCCAGCATGGGAGTCGACGCCGGAGACCTGGACAACGACGGCGACGAAGACCTCTTCATGACCCATCTGATCCGGGAAACCAATACGCTCTACCTCAACAATGGCCAGGGATGGTTCGAAGACCAGACCTTCGAGAGCGAATTGGGGGTCGCGAGCATGCCCTACACCGGTTTCGGGACCGCCTTCCTGGATTACGACAATGACGGTTGGCTGGACATTCTGGCCCTGCACGGGGAGGTGGCCACCATCGAGGCCCTGGAAAAACTGCGGGATCCCTATCCGTTGCATCAACCCAACCAGCTCTTCCGCAACCTGGGCGACGGAAGTTTCGAGGAGGTCACCCAACGAGGCGGAGCCGTTTTCCAGCTCTCCGAGGTGAGCCGCGGCGGCGCCTTTGGGGATGTCGACAACGATGGAGACGTGGACGTGCTGATCGTCAACAACAACGGTCCGGCACGCCTGCTCATCAACAACGTGGGGACTCGCCGTCACTGGTTGGGATTGCGGCTGCTGGGCAAAGACCCCCCGCGGGACATGTTGGGAGCGCGGGTGGAAGTCGTCTTCCCTGATGGTCTCACGCTGCTACGGCGTGTCAGGACCGACGGCAGCTACGGTTCCGCCAACGATCCCCGGGTGCTGGTGGGGCTGGGGAACCGGAACCGAGTCGCCGCCGTCCGTGTGACCTGGCCCGGCGGCGGTGTCGAGGAGTGGAGGGATCTTCCCATTGGCCGCTACTCCACACTACTGGCAGGAAGTGGCCGGACAGTCAGCGGGAATGAGTGA
- a CDS encoding GWxTD domain-containing protein, with protein sequence MEQRARAVRLLFPPLLMILSLGPFFPAMGAKQKVDPDVRREESEDYFKNWLERDAIYIITEEEKSVFAKLTTEDEKERFIEQFWRRRDPDPRTALNEFKEEHYRRIAYANERFHSGKEGWRSDRGRVYIIHGEPAEIETYAAGSFYDREFEQGGGQTTVYAFERWRYRHLEGIGDDIELEFVDKSFTGDYHLALNPEEKDALLHMPGQGLTWAEQVGLTRKEDRPYFAPGRHNPAYNTGSFRNNPFYRYEIFSQVQTPKEIKYNDLKELVKVNIGYSNLAFQVRRDYFKLNREKLLVPVTLQLQNKDMTFKRKGDLHTARIGLYGAVTSLDNQLIQEFDDELVISYTPEQFERSLRGRSMYQKVLILDNKTRYKLDLVVKDVESSNIGAVKQAIIPPSGLKEGAKLSNSSLVLSDFIRKLDQVPEDDQMFVLGDVKVRPSMDKSFSPKSLLAVYLHLYNFGLDQSSNAPELKVRYQIRRGGDLIHETTDNNGESVQFFSPDRLVLVKGFHLGGLEPGTYRVEVEAWDQLNDARTQVGDSFRVKGG encoded by the coding sequence ATGGAACAAAGGGCCAGAGCCGTGCGTCTTCTATTCCCTCCCCTATTGATGATTCTGTCGCTGGGGCCTTTCTTTCCCGCGATGGGGGCAAAGCAAAAGGTGGATCCCGACGTTCGCCGTGAGGAAAGTGAGGACTATTTCAAGAACTGGCTGGAACGGGATGCCATCTACATTATTACGGAAGAGGAGAAGTCGGTCTTTGCAAAGCTGACGACGGAGGACGAAAAGGAACGCTTCATCGAACAGTTCTGGCGACGGCGAGACCCCGATCCCCGGACGGCGCTCAACGAGTTCAAGGAAGAACACTATCGGCGCATCGCCTATGCCAATGAGCGATTCCACTCCGGCAAGGAGGGATGGCGCTCGGATCGGGGCCGTGTCTACATCATTCACGGGGAACCGGCTGAAATCGAGACCTACGCCGCAGGAAGCTTCTACGACCGCGAATTCGAACAGGGTGGCGGACAGACGACCGTCTATGCATTCGAACGGTGGCGCTATCGGCACCTGGAGGGCATCGGAGACGACATCGAGTTGGAATTCGTGGACAAGTCCTTCACCGGAGACTACCACCTGGCTCTCAATCCGGAAGAAAAGGACGCCCTACTGCACATGCCGGGGCAGGGCCTGACCTGGGCCGAGCAGGTCGGTCTTACCAGAAAAGAGGACCGCCCCTATTTTGCTCCGGGACGCCACAACCCCGCGTACAACACCGGCAGTTTCCGAAACAACCCCTTCTACCGCTACGAGATTTTCTCCCAGGTGCAGACCCCGAAAGAGATCAAGTACAACGATCTGAAGGAGTTGGTGAAGGTCAACATCGGCTATTCAAACCTCGCTTTCCAGGTTCGAAGGGACTACTTCAAACTCAACCGGGAGAAGCTTCTGGTTCCCGTCACCTTGCAGCTCCAGAACAAGGACATGACCTTCAAGCGAAAGGGAGACCTGCATACCGCTCGAATCGGCCTCTACGGCGCCGTGACCAGCTTGGACAATCAGTTGATCCAGGAATTCGACGATGAACTGGTGATCTCATACACGCCGGAGCAGTTTGAAAGGAGTTTGAGGGGCCGATCGATGTACCAGAAAGTCCTGATTCTGGACAACAAGACCCGATACAAGCTCGATCTGGTCGTGAAGGACGTCGAAAGCAGCAACATCGGCGCCGTCAAACAAGCCATCATTCCGCCGTCGGGATTGAAGGAAGGCGCGAAACTGAGCAACAGTTCGCTCGTTCTTTCCGACTTCATCCGCAAGCTGGACCAGGTCCCCGAAGACGACCAGATGTTCGTTTTGGGAGACGTCAAGGTACGGCCCAGCATGGACAAGAGCTTTTCCCCCAAGTCCCTGCTGGCGGTTTACCTGCATCTGTACAACTTCGGCCTGGATCAATCCTCCAACGCGCCCGAGTTGAAGGTGCGTTATCAGATCAGGCGCGGCGGCGACCTCATTCACGAAACCACCGACAACAACGGGGAGTCGGTTCAGTTTTTCTCGCCGGACAGACTGGTCCTGGTGAAGGGCTTTCACCTGGGGGGCCTGGAACCCGGAACCTACCGGGTGGAAGTCGAAGCTTGGGATCAGCTCAACGATGCCAGGACTCAGGTCGGAGACAGCTTCCGAGTCAAAGGTGGCTAG
- a CDS encoding tetratricopeptide repeat protein: protein MTFTRDIAPIVFRNCSPCHRPGGAGPFDLLSYDDVKTRARLMVAVTQSRFMPPWQPEPGYGEFIGERRLGVEQIEMFQEWVAQGSAEGDPADLPSIPEWPTGWLLGPPDLVVTMPRPYTLAAEAGAAGKDVFRTFVLPVPLESMRYVRALELRPGNPKVVHHIVGGVDPTPRSRQRDQQDRTPGFDGMRSTQTARPPGGHILVWTPGKVPMEYAQGLAWGLREGTDLVLELHMQPSGRPEPVQPSVGLYFSDEAPTKTPFILILGSVAIDIPAGSKDHRVEDSYVLPVDVQVTSLYPHAHFLGKQMEVFARLPDGSRRWLLYIKDWDFNWQDDYLYSEPVSLPRGTELTMRYSYDNSADNVRNPHNPPRRVVYGPNSFDEMGEVWIQMLTRDQNDRTTLQTDYRRKQLDLGIAGFRHTLDTRPQDAKAHLQLGQALYAQGKIDEAIKHYRQALDLQPASAETHAYLANALMQQAKPEEAIRHYSRALEIKPDFVEAHLHAANALMGIGRHAQAEGHYARVVELKGGHAFARYMQAMALIRLGHYQSARSRLEEGRRTLPGDIDITHALARLLAAAPDSSVRNGPLALQLLQEVFQAQQEVSFEHVETLAMAFAETGQFQRAVQMQQAMIEDVSRGGRMDLARMLQENLGRYRRGQACREPWKDDDPVFSPLPGK, encoded by the coding sequence TTGACCTTCACCCGGGACATCGCGCCCATCGTCTTCCGGAACTGTTCTCCTTGTCATCGTCCGGGCGGGGCGGGTCCGTTCGATCTGCTCAGCTACGACGACGTCAAAACGCGGGCCCGGTTGATGGTCGCGGTGACGCAGAGCCGTTTCATGCCTCCCTGGCAGCCCGAGCCCGGCTATGGAGAATTCATCGGCGAGCGCCGGCTCGGCGTTGAGCAGATCGAGATGTTTCAGGAGTGGGTGGCCCAAGGGTCGGCAGAAGGGGATCCGGCCGACCTGCCCAGTATCCCGGAGTGGCCGACGGGATGGCTGCTGGGGCCGCCCGATTTGGTAGTGACCATGCCCCGGCCATACACCCTGGCCGCCGAGGCCGGCGCGGCGGGGAAGGACGTCTTTCGCACCTTCGTGCTGCCGGTTCCGCTGGAGTCCATGCGTTACGTCCGGGCGTTGGAATTGAGGCCCGGAAATCCCAAGGTCGTGCATCACATCGTGGGTGGGGTCGATCCCACGCCGCGCTCCCGGCAGCGCGACCAGCAGGACCGGACACCCGGATTCGATGGGATGAGGTCCACGCAGACGGCTCGTCCGCCCGGGGGCCATATCCTGGTCTGGACACCTGGAAAGGTCCCCATGGAGTACGCGCAGGGCTTGGCCTGGGGTCTACGGGAAGGGACCGACCTGGTGCTGGAACTGCACATGCAACCGTCAGGCCGGCCGGAGCCGGTTCAGCCCAGCGTCGGTCTTTATTTCAGCGACGAGGCGCCCACCAAGACCCCCTTCATCCTGATTCTGGGGTCCGTCGCCATCGATATTCCGGCGGGCAGCAAGGACCACCGCGTAGAAGACAGCTATGTGCTGCCGGTGGACGTGCAGGTGACGAGTCTCTATCCGCACGCCCATTTCCTGGGCAAGCAGATGGAGGTCTTCGCGCGCCTTCCCGACGGGAGCCGGCGCTGGCTCCTCTACATCAAGGATTGGGACTTCAACTGGCAGGACGATTATCTCTACTCTGAGCCCGTCTCGCTCCCGCGCGGCACCGAACTGACCATGCGCTACAGCTACGACAATTCAGCCGACAATGTTCGCAATCCTCACAATCCGCCCCGGCGAGTGGTCTACGGCCCCAATTCCTTCGACGAGATGGGCGAGGTGTGGATTCAGATGCTCACCCGCGACCAAAACGACCGGACAACGCTGCAGACCGATTATCGGCGCAAACAACTCGATCTGGGCATTGCCGGTTTCCGGCATACCCTGGACACCAGGCCCCAGGACGCCAAGGCCCATCTGCAACTGGGTCAGGCACTGTACGCCCAGGGAAAGATCGACGAGGCCATCAAGCATTATCGCCAGGCGCTGGACCTGCAACCTGCCAGCGCCGAAACGCATGCTTATCTGGCCAACGCCCTAATGCAACAAGCCAAGCCGGAGGAGGCGATCCGGCATTATTCCCGGGCGTTGGAGATCAAACCGGACTTTGTGGAGGCTCACCTGCATGCCGCCAACGCGCTGATGGGGATCGGAAGACACGCTCAAGCGGAAGGGCACTATGCGCGAGTCGTCGAATTGAAAGGCGGCCACGCCTTCGCCCGCTACATGCAGGCCATGGCGCTGATCCGGCTCGGCCACTACCAGTCCGCCCGGTCCCGGTTGGAAGAAGGCCGCCGGACGCTGCCCGGCGATATCGACATCACTCACGCCCTGGCCCGGCTTCTGGCGGCGGCTCCCGACAGCAGCGTCCGCAACGGACCGCTGGCCCTTCAGCTCTTGCAGGAGGTGTTTCAAGCCCAGCAGGAAGTCTCCTTCGAGCACGTGGAAACGCTGGCGATGGCCTTCGCGGAGACGGGGCAGTTCCAGCGGGCGGTCCAGATGCAGCAGGCCATGATCGAGGACGTCAGCCGCGGTGGCCGAATGGACCTCGCCCGAATGCTGCAGGAGAACCTGGGACGGTATCGCCGGGGACAGGCGTGCCGGGAACCCTGGAAGGACGATGACCCGGTCTTTTCACCGCTTCCGGGGAAATAG
- a CDS encoding TonB-dependent receptor: MQSYLSSVRIILPLMLLLVSLPVSAQDNFGRIAGAIADETGARIPGVDVTARDEATGLETATISSEAGDYSFPGLPIGSYTISASLPGFKTIEQVGVRVVSGLAITLDITMPIGEVVDTVTVESQALAVDNQSSSAGLTRVVEEIEELPMAVNQGARHSLSFTRTLPGFSYDPYGKETDTTDRGYIHGVVGVMSTNIDGIYSSPANNFGMREDSGLIPEVISEFRTVANVNAEHGWNMGSSVEMVMKSGTNEFHGSLFEYFRNDVLDARQWFAADVNPHRQNEFGAVVGGKIIQDRHFFLASYTGYRERRTAGGQTSTVPTALMRGGDFSEFLGGQIGTDVLGRPIMQGQIYDPATTRPDGHGGFIRDPFPGNVIPRDRISSISAAFQDGVPMPNRPGTVNNHVGPLDKGEQDIDKLTLKTDHKFTDNYKFSFGMDWHRKDVVWPGNAGYDQKINTTHLTLGKQFRYRFSNYYTVRPNVLFSLRFAGQGVPREIGKPGNTYGRDSGLTGLVTPDTPFTNIQGASGFGFLFLNLFMPEFTYPVYTDLTWVKGSHNYKFGIQGRYAAVGRNVQIFTNGNFTFSDITTGLAGGNQMDAGGNVSAFPDIALTGRGWASYLLGEVNTAFMRPSDNKRVNNRVYAIYLQDTWRATRQLTVNYGLRYNWWTPFGETYHRMGYFSPDIPNAGADGRLGALTFNGEGPGRNGRTRAYDRDWGAWSPRLGLAYALDDRTVIRAYAGITYANPGAELQGGGNVAALGWAAQPEYSSTDGGVTPAFNWNDGFPAEGLQIVASLPNLDPTLANGTAVHWIHPQDNKWTTSNNFGFGIEREVGWNLLLKGDYVGKLGRHYRLNWERNEVPPAIFRLGPVIDQPLSSPAGMATGVGVPYAGFTGSVRQASRPYPQYTGVNLRGAHGGITSYHAANISAQKRFGGGLSFLLAYTISKNIATGRGYGVFGAPGVSHEGYGGGRVRFLTPYDRPQNLALTWTWQLPFGRGQKWGADASTVLNHFIGRWRVMGWHNYMSGDPIDLGRVNRTGRGIGGGVSHGAYDPNGSQKNTLNVDAFAPENRVIGFADTRQLPDVRKFGYSTENLSILKDFQVTEGVRLEFGTEIFNVFNRAQFYSPSFSLANPSAFARYRNTALARIIQFRLRIAW, from the coding sequence ATGCAGTCTTATCTCTCTTCAGTCAGGATCATCCTACCGCTGATGCTTCTGCTGGTATCCCTCCCGGTATCGGCCCAGGACAACTTCGGCAGGATTGCCGGGGCCATCGCCGACGAGACGGGGGCGCGGATTCCGGGCGTCGACGTGACGGCCCGCGATGAAGCGACCGGGCTCGAGACTGCCACCATCAGCAGCGAAGCGGGAGACTACTCTTTTCCAGGCCTGCCCATCGGGTCCTATACGATCAGCGCGAGTCTCCCTGGATTCAAGACCATCGAACAAGTGGGCGTCCGCGTGGTTTCCGGCTTGGCCATAACGCTCGACATCACCATGCCCATTGGAGAAGTGGTCGACACCGTGACGGTGGAAAGTCAGGCCCTGGCCGTCGACAACCAATCCTCCAGCGCAGGCCTCACCCGGGTGGTCGAGGAGATCGAGGAACTCCCCATGGCGGTCAACCAGGGGGCCCGGCACAGTCTGTCCTTCACTCGGACGTTGCCCGGTTTCTCTTACGATCCCTATGGCAAGGAGACCGACACCACCGACCGGGGCTACATCCACGGGGTCGTGGGGGTCATGAGCACCAACATCGACGGGATCTACTCCAGTCCCGCCAACAACTTCGGCATGAGGGAGGATTCGGGGCTGATTCCCGAGGTCATCAGCGAGTTTCGAACGGTGGCCAACGTCAACGCCGAGCACGGCTGGAACATGGGCTCGAGCGTGGAAATGGTCATGAAATCGGGAACCAACGAGTTCCACGGCAGCCTTTTCGAGTACTTCCGGAATGACGTCCTGGACGCCCGCCAGTGGTTCGCGGCAGACGTCAACCCGCACCGGCAGAACGAGTTCGGAGCCGTCGTCGGCGGGAAGATCATCCAGGACAGGCACTTCTTTCTGGCCAGCTATACCGGATACCGCGAGCGGCGGACGGCCGGCGGCCAGACCTCGACCGTTCCCACGGCGTTGATGCGTGGTGGGGACTTCAGCGAGTTCCTGGGTGGTCAGATCGGGACCGATGTCCTGGGAAGACCCATCATGCAGGGCCAGATCTACGATCCGGCCACCACCCGGCCGGACGGACATGGAGGATTCATTCGCGATCCCTTCCCAGGCAACGTCATCCCCCGCGACCGGATCAGCTCCATTTCGGCCGCGTTTCAGGACGGCGTCCCCATGCCCAACCGGCCCGGAACGGTGAACAACCATGTCGGTCCGCTGGACAAGGGCGAGCAGGACATCGACAAGCTGACCTTGAAGACGGACCACAAATTTACCGACAACTACAAGTTCTCGTTCGGGATGGACTGGCACAGGAAGGACGTCGTCTGGCCCGGGAATGCCGGCTATGACCAGAAGATCAATACCACCCACTTGACGCTGGGCAAGCAGTTCCGCTACCGGTTCTCGAACTATTACACCGTGCGGCCCAACGTGCTCTTCAGTCTGCGCTTTGCCGGCCAGGGGGTCCCCCGGGAGATCGGCAAACCGGGGAACACCTACGGGCGGGATTCGGGACTCACCGGCTTGGTGACGCCCGATACTCCCTTCACCAACATCCAGGGCGCCTCCGGATTCGGATTCCTTTTCCTGAATCTCTTCATGCCCGAGTTCACGTACCCGGTTTATACCGATCTGACCTGGGTCAAAGGGAGCCACAACTACAAGTTCGGCATCCAGGGCAGATACGCCGCCGTGGGACGGAACGTCCAGATTTTCACCAACGGCAATTTCACCTTCAGCGACATCACGACGGGATTGGCCGGCGGCAATCAGATGGATGCGGGCGGCAACGTCTCCGCGTTCCCCGACATCGCGCTGACAGGCCGCGGCTGGGCCAGCTACCTGTTGGGAGAAGTGAACACCGCCTTCATGAGGCCGTCTGACAACAAGAGGGTCAACAATCGCGTCTATGCCATCTATTTGCAGGATACGTGGCGCGCCACCCGCCAACTGACCGTCAACTACGGGCTTCGATACAACTGGTGGACTCCCTTCGGCGAAACCTATCATCGTATGGGCTACTTCAGTCCCGACATTCCCAATGCCGGGGCGGACGGACGTCTGGGCGCCTTGACATTCAACGGCGAGGGACCGGGGCGAAACGGTCGAACCCGGGCCTACGATCGGGATTGGGGCGCCTGGTCGCCCCGTCTGGGTCTGGCCTATGCCTTGGATGACAGGACCGTGATTCGAGCTTACGCGGGAATCACCTACGCCAATCCGGGCGCCGAGCTGCAGGGCGGTGGGAATGTTGCGGCTCTGGGGTGGGCAGCCCAGCCCGAATACAGCTCGACCGATGGAGGGGTGACTCCGGCCTTCAACTGGAACGACGGGTTTCCGGCCGAAGGACTCCAGATCGTCGCCAGTCTTCCCAACCTCGACCCAACCCTGGCCAACGGGACGGCCGTGCACTGGATTCATCCTCAGGACAACAAGTGGACCACCAGCAACAACTTCGGTTTCGGGATTGAAAGGGAGGTCGGGTGGAATCTCCTGCTCAAGGGGGATTACGTCGGCAAGCTGGGCCGGCACTACCGGCTGAATTGGGAACGCAACGAGGTGCCTCCCGCGATCTTCAGGCTGGGACCGGTCATCGATCAGCCGTTGTCCTCCCCCGCAGGCATGGCGACCGGCGTCGGCGTGCCCTATGCGGGGTTCACCGGTAGTGTCCGGCAGGCTTCGCGTCCCTATCCCCAATACACGGGAGTCAACCTGAGAGGCGCCCACGGAGGGATTACCTCCTACCATGCCGCCAACATCAGCGCCCAGAAGCGTTTTGGCGGGGGCCTCAGTTTTCTGCTGGCGTATACCATTTCCAAGAACATCGCCACTGGCAGAGGTTATGGAGTATTCGGCGCTCCCGGTGTGTCGCATGAGGGATATGGAGGGGGCCGAGTCCGTTTCCTGACGCCTTATGATCGTCCCCAGAATTTGGCCCTGACCTGGACTTGGCAATTGCCCTTCGGCCGGGGGCAGAAATGGGGTGCCGACGCCTCCACCGTGCTCAACCACTTCATCGGGAGATGGCGGGTCATGGGGTGGCACAACTACATGTCGGGAGACCCCATCGACCTGGGGCGTGTCAATCGCACCGGAAGAGGCATCGGGGGCGGTGTCAGCCATGGAGCGTACGATCCCAACGGCTCGCAGAAAAACACCCTCAACGTGGACGCATTTGCGCCTGAGAACCGGGTGATCGGCTTTGCGGACACCCGACAGTTGCCGGATGTTCGCAAGTTCGGATACTCGACCGAGAACCTGTCGATCCTGAAAGACTTTCAGGTCACAGAGGGCGTGCGTCTGGAGTTTGGGACAGAAATTTTCAATGTCTTCAACCGGGCGCAGTTCTATAGCCCGAGCTTTTCCCTCGCGAACCCAAGCGCCTTCGCACGATATCGCAATACGGCTCTTGCCCGAATCATTCAGTTCCGGCTAAGGATCGCCTGGTAA
- a CDS encoding tetratricopeptide repeat protein, with product MKLYGPDRPLGERFKAGVVFPLLMGALFSSIWMGCTQPDSLQTAPPPPESSVEDSLKTYAPRLAGSLTFHRDIAPLVFENCAPCHRPGGSGPFNLLGYDDVNRRRNQIVTVTQSRYMPPWQPEPGYGEFIGERRLNADQVGMLSQWVAEGAIEGNPENAPEVPEWPSGWHLGEPDLVLTMPRPYTLAADGPDVFRMFVIPVPLKSSRFVRALEIRPGNSKVVHHAVGLVDTTRRCRNLDAEDPVPGFEGMRSTEFARAPDGNFLGWTPGKIPTESAGGRTWRLKKGADLVMELHMMPSGKPEPIQPSVGLYFSDEAPAKSSFIIGLGARTIDIAPGEKEYWIEDSYVLPVAVELLGVYPHAHYLGKRMRAFAQLPDGSRRWLVYIKEWDFNWQDEYVYREPISLPQGTRLTMQYSYDNSAENIRNPHNPPRRVVYGPNSSDEMGDLWLQVSAENRNDLLTLQTDYRVKERDRFIAGYRHALQIKPGDARTHDHLGQVLQARGRVEEAIGHYRQALKLRPGYAESHSNLATALAQQGHTEEAIGHYGQALKIKPDLLEAHYNLGGALLAMGRAGQAIASLRRAIRIEPEFARAHNNLGIAFAQQEDLAQALFHFERAVRIDSDFAEARNNLGNALLATGDFSRAVFEYRRALQIDPSYADAERNLKLAQELLLTSPN from the coding sequence GTGAAGCTTTACGGGCCGGATCGGCCTCTCGGGGAGAGATTCAAGGCAGGCGTGGTCTTTCCGCTCTTGATGGGGGCGTTGTTCAGCTCGATCTGGATGGGGTGCACACAACCCGACTCTCTTCAGACAGCCCCGCCGCCTCCCGAGTCAAGCGTAGAAGACTCGCTGAAAACTTATGCGCCCCGGCTGGCCGGCAGCTTGACCTTCCACCGGGACATCGCTCCCCTGGTGTTCGAGAACTGCGCGCCCTGCCACCGGCCCGGGGGATCGGGTCCGTTCAACCTGCTCGGCTACGATGACGTCAACCGCCGGCGAAATCAGATCGTCACCGTCACGCAGAGCCGTTACATGCCGCCCTGGCAACCCGAGCCGGGATACGGCGAGTTCATCGGCGAGCGCCGCCTGAATGCGGATCAGGTCGGGATGTTGTCCCAGTGGGTGGCCGAGGGGGCGATCGAAGGAAATCCGGAAAATGCCCCGGAGGTGCCGGAATGGCCGTCCGGCTGGCATCTGGGTGAGCCGGACCTGGTTCTCACCATGCCTCGGCCCTATACCTTGGCGGCTGATGGTCCGGACGTCTTCCGGATGTTCGTGATACCGGTTCCCTTGAAGTCAAGCCGTTTCGTCCGTGCCTTGGAAATACGCCCCGGCAACTCCAAGGTGGTGCATCATGCGGTGGGACTGGTCGACACGACCCGGCGCTGCCGGAACCTGGACGCGGAGGATCCCGTTCCCGGCTTCGAAGGCATGAGGTCCACCGAGTTCGCTCGCGCCCCCGACGGCAACTTCCTGGGGTGGACGCCCGGCAAGATTCCGACGGAGAGCGCCGGAGGGAGGACCTGGCGGCTGAAGAAGGGGGCAGACCTGGTCATGGAACTGCACATGATGCCCTCCGGCAAACCGGAACCGATTCAGCCCAGCGTGGGGCTCTATTTCAGTGACGAGGCACCGGCCAAGTCCTCCTTCATCATCGGGCTGGGGGCCCGGACCATCGACATTGCCCCGGGGGAGAAGGAGTATTGGATCGAGGACAGTTATGTCCTGCCGGTGGCCGTGGAGCTTCTGGGCGTTTACCCGCATGCCCACTATCTGGGGAAACGGATGCGGGCCTTTGCACAGCTTCCCGACGGCAGCAGGCGGTGGCTCGTCTACATCAAGGAGTGGGACTTCAATTGGCAGGACGAATACGTCTACCGTGAGCCGATTTCTCTGCCGCAGGGAACCCGTCTGACCATGCAGTACAGTTACGACAACTCTGCGGAGAACATACGCAATCCCCACAATCCGCCGCGGCGGGTGGTCTACGGCCCCAATTCCAGCGATGAGATGGGTGACCTGTGGCTCCAGGTATCGGCGGAAAACAGAAATGACCTGCTGACCCTGCAGACCGACTACCGCGTCAAGGAGCGTGACCGGTTCATTGCGGGCTACCGGCACGCCTTGCAGATCAAGCCGGGGGATGCCCGGACCCATGACCACCTGGGACAGGTGCTTCAGGCGCGGGGAAGGGTTGAGGAGGCCATCGGCCACTATCGTCAAGCGCTGAAACTCCGTCCGGGTTATGCGGAGTCCCACAGCAATCTGGCGACCGCCCTGGCACAGCAGGGTCATACCGAGGAGGCGATCGGCCACTACGGGCAAGCCCTCAAGATCAAGCCGGACCTGCTCGAAGCCCACTACAACCTGGGCGGAGCCCTGCTGGCCATGGGCCGCGCCGGCCAAGCCATCGCCTCCCTGCGGCGAGCCATCCGGATCGAGCCGGAGTTTGCCAGGGCGCACAACAACTTGGGCATCGCCTTCGCTCAGCAGGAGGATTTGGCCCAGGCGCTGTTCCACTTTGAGCGGGCGGTGAGGATCGATTCGGACTTTGCGGAGGCCCGCAACAATCTTGGCAATGCGCTTCTCGCGACCGGGGATTTCAGCCGTGCCGTGTTCGAATACCGGCGCGCCCTTCAGATCGACCCCAGCTATGCGGATGCCGAGCGCAACCTGAAGCTGGCACAGGAACTGCTGCTGACTTCCCCCAATTGA